From the genome of Neodiprion pinetum isolate iyNeoPine1 chromosome 3, iyNeoPine1.2, whole genome shotgun sequence, one region includes:
- the crb gene encoding protein crumbs isoform X1 encodes MRVLAAVAVFTSLLVTTFEAPQDAISYDTDDNYREAYFNGSAYLRLASTVSVHRQTGLSFRTCDGGRLFIQHFGPDFISLEVTPEGLLFLASVNQQRYEAKLNAKLLNNAWHYVNLLFRLGNFTLSAAGHTQVIANGTYNSGILNLPDYNDNEPLIIGEGFKGCILQGPGILFRRNSTINSGAVFGTCPLESAGCGPLSVGGLATVTVPTSDFCDHEPCMMHGTCVSRQDRYECHCFARYSGNNCQLDNGPPCDSNPCQNGGSCTEDSRGNYSCTCIPGFTGTLCDSQLGVSLCERNPCENDGTCYNVADGEYKCECSSGWTGKNCEININECASNPCKHGGTCTDSINNYTCRCDRTGYRGINCEINIDECLNNPCLNNGKCFDNYGGYICQCPMGFEGQNCELNLNECLSNPCTNGGSCIDEVGTYHCNCLSGYTGRHCELHGLCENGACPLNSICIPDNHGPQCVCNPGFMGIPPNCTINFCANNPCLNGGTCTSNQDGFNCTCPIEWTGSSCTELISDQCSACLNGGTCIETARGIVCQCPRFWTGLQCELQITCRDMPCKQASACHDYSGGYYCSCEPGWTGPECSIDLDECASDPCRNGATCIDQLNSYYCQCLSGYTGKNCHILDKCLSQPCQNGGICINEINGYSCNCIRDFVGENCDREYDACAINPCANNGICTLVARSRTNYDCKCAPGFMGKTCDIDIDECIGAICPDDRVCVDAIDGYECRCKDGYRGPNCTLIVDHCASNTCNNGTCIDLSDKYECECNEGYTGTACDQDVDECATYGNSLCNNGICVNTNGSYDCFCRPGFSGDHCDMEIDECLCGPCKNNATCIDRINAFECSCQDGYAGKTCEVDVDECLSNPCINGATCIDNTAFYSCICSLGFTGNNCEINIDDCQSSPCLNYGECIDGINNYTCNCTDTGFEGANCEFNIDDCLSAPCMNGAKCVDGILSYNCQCYDGYTGLNCEKDVDECESSPCQFNGTCLERSNRELYKSNASTLPAIFTRNFSYENASGYECICVSGVIGKNCEININECESNPCVTGTCMDRIGGYKCECDDGFEGTHCQTDIDECKKYTPCEHGTCLDGKADYSCICDPGFGGKNCSVPLIGCQGNACQNGGTCWPYLVDETEHRFNCTCPNGFHGEMCDIVTTMSLNGKSYVLVNTSRDEGYDIQFRFRTTLPDGLIAMGKGSTFYILELVNGKLNLHSSILNRWEGVFIGTGLNNSEWQKVFVAINTTHIVLSANEEQTIYPINLNEGNASHTSFPTTYIGGTITYLSRLTHGPAFFIGCTEDVIINGEWIYTGLQSSSVQMVDVESGCPRTEQCLPNPCKNGGHCTDRWQNFSCKCERPYLGHTCQYNMTAATFGYGNITDGYVTVKVNDLARRAIRSIVDISMFIRTRQDTGDIFYLGSESSAQFDGKQEKPYIRALLEHGELLVQIQFNGSEAYTVGGVKLNQGNYHLIQVVRNVTLVQVKINGSEYFRKTIGATGQSNVTVLYLGGLPRQTPRSSRQADNRQTDIQQAPQTNFKGIIQDVQISNGSETMVVEFYPLKAKDIPTLIEFGTVILDKEKILEGVVSDPVCNSNPCYHNGTCHVTWNDFWCQCPRGYTGKMCQEMEFCQLQDCPTGSRCQNLDDGYECVANATFNGSNDLFTYTYKQSEEQNGTESTTDTIEITYRSRTGGVLMHIAPKSGNQNFAVSVFRDNISISWILDYNNHGTLSFGKNEPDGNWTSIVIKLNNDSIESGYANSNDETIPHSSPNFSFSLWYELLCTGTVTLGGLGGELSDRNSYVTIGTNSTYSGGNTVDGNSVEYPQHMMTTATPPHSFVLGDAFKGCLGEVRIGAMLLHYFTYDEVYQNANFTPTEYLSLQVVGNLSSYENIGCRLCFESDCKNGGHCLNEANSYICDCLPGYAEDDCSVDIDECIDNKCKHGAMCVDKIANYTCECTSGWQSWLCDEDINECVSVTTCQHDGVCVNLPGSFRCECPDQFTGNLCEEVRIITCADHKCKNGSTCTDVVDTKTGNNFTCTCMSGFEGQFCDTPYCMPNKCQHGGRCDYLYQTPQCTCVAGYTGMYCETDIDDCAADTNGNVPCKNGGKCLDGVNNFKCDCSHTGYNGSDCSIDIDECAQMPVNCENGHCENLPGSYQCSCIPGYCGRNCEVLDPCIQTPCQNEGTCTCLDDSGYICHCTSDYGGHNCTEQKLSLGSQALDIAVIVGPIVGCLLLIGAGSLIALFMMARKKRATRGTYSPSAQEFSNPRVEMDNVMKPPPEERLI; translated from the exons TTTTTACCAGTTTGCTGGTAACTACTTTCGAGGCACCCCAAGACGCTATCAGTTACGACACGGACGATAATTACCGAGAAGCATACTTCAATGGTTCGGCATACCTGAGACTTGCATCAACTGTATCTGTACATCGGCAAACCGGACTGAGTTTTCGAACTTGCGACGGGGGAAGGTTGTTCATTCAACACTTTGGCCCTGACTTCATAAGCCTGGAAGTTACTCCAGAGGGTCTCCTGTTTTTGGCGTCTGTTAATCAGCAACGATACGAAGCCAAGTTGAATGCTAAACTGTTGAACAATGCCTGGCATTACGTGAATTTGTTGTTCCGGCTCGGCAACTTTACCCTCAGCGCTGCCGGACATACACAG GTGATCGCTAATGGTACTTACAACTCGGGTATTCTCAATCTGCCAGACTATAACGATAACGAACCCCTCATAATCGGTGAGGGTTTTAAAGGATGCATATTACAAGGACCTGGTATATTATTCAGACGAAATTCCACTATTAATAGTGGGGCTGTATTTGGAACGTGTCCTTTGGAATCTGCAGGCT GTGGTCCACTAAGCGTCGGTGGCCTAGCGACAGTGACTGTTCCCACATCAGACTTCTGTGACCACGAACCATGCATGATGCATGGAACCTGCGTCTCTCGACAGGATCGCTATGAGTGCCATTGTTTCGCCCGGTACTCTGGCAACAACTGTCAACTCGATAATG GTCCGCCATGTGACAGTAATCCTTGCCAAAATGGTGGATCATGTACCGAAGATTCTAGAGGTAATTACAGTTGCACCTGCATCCCAGGATTCACTGGAACTCTTTGTGACTCGCAGCTGGGAGTCAGCCTGTGCGAACGTAATCCATGCGAAAATGATGGAACCTGTTACAATGTAGCAGACGGTGAATACAAGTGCGAATGTAGCTCTGGGTGGACGGGTAAGAATTGTGAAATCAATATCAATGAATGTGCATCGAATCCTTGCAAACACGGAGGTACATGCACTGACAGCATTAATAATTACACCTGTCGATGCGATAGAACAGG ATATCGAGGTATCAACTGCGAAATCAACATCGATGAATGCCTGAATAATCCTTGTCTAAATAACGGCAAGTGCTTTGATAACTATGGTGGATACATATGCCAATGTCCTATGGGTTTCGAGGGCCAAAATtgtgaattaaatttaaacgAATGTCTGTCCAATCCTTGTACCAACGGAGGTAGTTGTATCGATGAAGTTGGCACTTATCATTGTAACTGTTTGTCTGGATATACTGGCCGACACTGTGAATTACACGGTCTTTGTGAAAACGGAGCTTGTCCACTCAACAGTATTTGCATACCCGACAATCACGGACCGCAGTGTGTATGCAATCCCGGATTTATGGGGATTCCACCAAATTGCACCATTAATTTCTGCGCGAACAATCCATGTTTGAACGGAGGTACCTGCACAAGTAATCAGGATGGATTTAATTGTACATGCCCTATTGAGTGGACGG GATCATCATGCACAGAACTTATTTCTGATCAGTGCTCGGCATGTCTGAATGGGGGCACCTGCATTGAAACCGCTCGTGGCATTGTTTGTCAATGTCCTAGATTTTGGACAGGACTTCAATGCGAACTACAAATCACCTGTAGAGACATGCCTTGCAAACAAGCATCCGCTTGCCATGATTAT TCAGGAGGCTACTACTGCAGTTGTGAACCTGGATGGACCGGGCCCGAGTGCTCAATTGATTTGGACGAATGTGCGAGTGATCCTTGTCGTAATGGTGCGACTTGCATTGACCAGTTGAATAGTTACTACTGTCAGTGCCTCTCTGGCTATACTG GTAAAAACTGCCATATTCTTGACAAGTGTCTTTCGCAACCTTGCCAAAACGGAGGCATATGCATCAACGAAATTAATGGCTATTCTTGCAATTGTATTCGTGATTTTGTGGGAGAGAATTGCGACCGAGAATATGATGCTTGTGCAATTAATCCCTGTGCGAATAATGGTATTTGTACCCTTGTGGCAAGGTCGAGAACAAATTATGACTGCAAGTGTGCCCCAGGATTCATGGGGAAGACTTGTGATATTGATATTGACGAGTGCATTGGTGCAATATGTCCGGATGACAGGGTCTGTGTTGATGCAATAGATGGTTATGAATGTAGATGCAAAGATGGCTATAGAGGGCCAAACTGTACTTTAATTGTTGATCACTGTGCAAGTAATACATGCAACAACGGTACATGCATCGATTTAAGTGACAAATACGAGTGTGAATGCAATGAAGGATATACAG GTACAGCTTGCGATCAAGATGTTGATGAGTGTGCGACATATGGGAACTCCTTGTGCAACAATGGAATTTGTGTAAATACAAATGGAAGTTATGATTGCTTCTGCAGACCAGGTTTTTCGGGAGATCATTGTGACATGGAAATTGACGAATGTTTATGTGGTCcgtgtaaaaataatgcaaCGTGCATTGACCGAATAAATGCATTCGAATGTAGTTGCCAGGACGGTTATGCTGGCAAAACTTGCGAAGTAGACGTGGACGAGTGCTTAAGCAATCCATGCATAAATGGTGCAACTTGTATAGATAATACTGCATTTTACTCTTGCATATGCTCACTCGGTTTTACTGgaaataattgtgaaataaaCATTGATGATTGCCAGTCATCACCCTGCTTGAATTACGGTGAATGTATTGATGGTATTAATAATTACACCTGTAATTGCACCGATACTGGATTTGAGGGTGCAAATTGCGAATTCAATATTGACGATTGCCTGTCAGCTCCATGTATGAACGGAGCCAAATGTGTAGATGGTATCCTGTCGTATAACTGTCAGTGTTATGATGGATACACAGGATTAAATTGTGAAAAAGATGTTGATGAATGCGAGAGTTCACCTTGCCAGTTTAATGGTACCTGTCTTGAAAGATCAAACCGGGAATTGTATAAGAGTAACGCATCAACATTACCTGCAATATTCACAAGAAACTTCAGCTATGAAAATGCTAGTGG TTACGAATGCATTTGCGTATCTGGTGTAATAGGAAAAAACtgtgaaattaatatcaatgAATGCGAAAGCAACCCCTGTGTAACTGGTACATGCATGGACCGAATCGGTGGATATAAGTGCGAATGTGATGATGGTTTTGAGGGTACACACTGCCAAACTGACATCGACGAATGTAAAAAGTATACACCATGCGAACATGGTACGTGTTTAGATGGAAAAGCGGACTATTCTTGTATATGTGACCCTGGGTTCGGTGGAAAAAACTGTTCAGTACCATTGATTGGTTGTCAAGGCAATGCATGCCAAAACGGTGGCACATGTTGGCCATACTTGGTCGATGAAACAGAACATAGGTTCAACTGCACTTGTCCCAATGGTTTTCATGGGGAGATGTGTGATATT GTAACAACTATGTCATTGAACGGCAAGTCTTACGTACTGGTCAACACAAGCAGAGATGAAGGATATGACATACAATTTCGATTTCGAACAACACTACCTGATGGTCTAATAGCCATGGGTAAAGGTTCCACATTTTACATACTGGAATTAGTTAACGGGAAGTTGAATTTGCATTCCAGTATACTGAACAGGTGGGAGGGTGTTTTCATTGGTACTGGTCTAAATAATTCCGAGTGGCAAAAAGTATTTGTTGCCATCAACACGACGCATATAGTTCTGTCTGCTAATGAAGAACAAACGATTTATCCAATCAATCTGAATGAAGGAAATGCTAGCCACACATCCTTCCCAACTACTTACATTGGCGGCACAATAACTTATCTGAGCAGATTGACTCATGGGCCAGCATTTTTCATTGGCTGCACTGAAGATGTTATCATAAATGGAGAATGG ATATACACTGGGCTGCAATCTAGTTCTGTTCAGATGGTAGATGTTGAATCAGGCTGCCCCCGCACAGAGCAATGTTTGCCGAATCCATGTAAAAATGGTGGTCACTGCACGGATAGATGGCAAAATTTTTCCTGCAAGTGTGAACGTCCGTATCTTGGTCACACTTGTCAGTATAATATGACTGCTGCCACTTTTGGATATGGAAACATCACTGACGGTTATGTTACAGTAAAAGTAAATGATTTGGCAAGACGTGCAATCAGATCGATTGTAGACATATCAATGTTCATTAGAACACGACAAGATACAGgtgatatattttatttgggTTCTGAATCGAGTGCCCAATTCGATGGTAAACAAGAGAAACCTTACATCCGTGCTCTGCTGGAACATGGGGAATTGCTGGTACAAATACAGTTCAATGGATCAGAAGCATACACTGTTGGTGGTGTTAAACTGAACCAGGGAAATTATCATTTGATTCAAGTTGTTAGGAATGTGACTTTAGTACAAGTTAAAATAAACGGAAGTGAATATTTCCGAAAAACGATCGGTGCTACAGGACAATCAAATGTAACAGTTTTGTACTTGGGCGGTTTGCCCCGCCAGACACCCAGATCCAGTAGACAGGCAGATAACCGTCAAACGGATATACAACAAGCACCTCAGACCAATTTTAAAGGCATAATACAAGATGTGCAGATATCAAACGGTTCTGAAACCATGGTAGTCGAATTTTATCCACTAAAGGCAAAAGACATACCTACACTAATTGAATTTGGCACGGTCATacttgataaagaaaaaattttggaaggCGTTGTCTCTGATCCTGTTTGCAACAGTAATCCATGTTATCATAATGGAACATGCCATGTAACGTGGAATGACTTTTGGTGTCAGTGTCCGAGAGGATACACAGGTAAGATGTGCCAAGAGATGGAATTTTGTCAACTGCAGGACTGTCCAACTGGATCAAGGTGTCAGAATTTGGATGATGGATATGAATGTGTAGCAAATGCTACTTTTAATGGCAGCAACGACCTATTTACTTACACATATAAACAGTCTGAAGAACAAAATGGAACTGAATCAACAACAGACACTATTGAAATTACATACCGATCGCGCACTGGTGGTGTATTGATGCATATAGCACCAAAGAGTGGGAATCAGAATTTTGCAGTCTCTGTATTTAGAGACAATATCTCAATCTCCTGGATTTTAGATTATAATAATCATGGAACTTTATCCTTTGGCAAAAATGAGCCGGATGGAAATTGGACATCTATTGTGATCAAGTTGAATAATGATTCAATTGAGTCTGGATATGCAAATTCAAATGATGAAACAATACCACATTCAAGTCCAAATTTTAGTTTCTCTTTGTGGTATGAGTTACTGTGCACGGGAACAGTGACGCTGGGTGGTCTCGGTGGTGAGTTATCAGACAGGAATAGTTATGTAACCATCGGGACAAACAGTACCTACAGTGGTGGAAATACTGTGGATGGAAATTCCGTTGAGTATCCTCAGCACATGATGACTACTGCAACTCCACCACATAGTTTTGTGTTAG GTGATGCCTTTAAGGGTTGCCTAGGTGAAGTGAGAATTGGTGCTATGCTTTTGCACTACTTTACTTATGACGAAGTATATCAGAATGCCAATTTCACACCAACGGAATACCTTTCTCTACAAGTGGTAGGCAATCTGTCCAGTTATGAAAATATTGGATGTCGTCTGTGTTTTGAAAGTGATTGTAAAAACGGTGGTCACTGCTTAAACGAAGCCAACAGTTACATTTGTGATTGTCTGCCTGGCTATGCAGAAGATGATTGTTCAGTAGACATCGATGAATGTATAGATAACAAATGTAAACATGGAGCTATGTGCGTGGATAAGATAGCAAACTATACTTGTGAATGCACTAGCGGGTGGCAGAGTTGGCT TTGTGATGAAGATATTAACGAATGTGTAAGTGTTACTACTTGTCAGCATGATGGTGTTTGCGTGAATCTTCCTGGGTCATTCCGTTGCGAATGTCCGGATCAATTTACAGGAAATTTATGTGAGGAAGTGAGAATAATCACATGTGCGGACCACAAGTGCAAAAATGGTTCTACTTGTACggatgtagttgatacgaaaaCTGGTAATAACTTCACGTGCACCTGTATGTCAGGCTTTGAAGGACAATTCTGTGACACCCCATATTGCATGCCCAATAAGTGCCAGCATGGTGGACGATGTGATTATCTTTATCAG ACTCCACAATGTACATGCGTTGCCGGTTACACTGGAATGTACTGTGAAACGGATATAGACGATTGCGCTGCTGATACGAACGGTAATGTCCCATGCAAAAATGGCGGGAAATGTTTGGATGGGGTGAACAATTTCAAGTGTGATTGTTCTCATACGGGCTACAATGGCTCTGACTGTTCAATAGACATTGATGAATGTGCACAGATGCCAGTGAATTGTGAAAATGGTCACTGTGAAAATTTACCAGGAAGTTATCAATGCAGCTGTATCCCGGGTTATTGTGGTAGAAATTGTGAAGTTTTAGATCCGTGTATTCAG ACACCATGCCAAAACGAAGGAACATGCACATGTCTTGATGATTCTGGTTATATTTGTCACTGCACCTCAGATTACGGTGGGCATAATTGTACAGAG caaaaacTTTCTTTGGGCAGCCAAGCACTGGACATTGCTGTAATAGTTGGCCCCATCGTGGGTTGTTTACTTTTGATTGGTGCAGGGTCATTAATAGCCCTTTTTATGATGGCTCGAAAAAAACGGGCTACTCGCGGTACATATAGCCCCAGTGCTCAAGAATTTAGTAACCCCAGAGTAGAAATGGACAATGTGATGAAACCTCCGCCGGAAGAAAGATTGATCTAG